GCCAAAGAAGGCGAGGGGATCCAAGACCTGATGCTGGTGCTCATAGGCCTGGCACAGCGTTTCCTCGAGTCGAGGCTCGAGAAGAGCGAAGGTCCCGGCAAAGGAACCATATTGGAGATCAAGGAGGAGCGCGGGCTCGGGAAGACCCTGGACATAATTCTTTATTCTGGCACAATCCGCCGCGGCGACACCGTCGCGCTCGGAACGAGAGGTGCCCCGATCCTCACAAAGATAAAGGCCATATTGAAACCGAAGCCCCTGGACGAGATACGCGACCCCAGGGACAGGTTCGATTCCGTGAAGGAACTCAACGCGGCGGCGGGCGTCAAGATATCGTGCCAGAATGTGGAAGGCGCCATCGCCGGAGGTCCGATCATGGTGGTCAGCGGGCCCAACGACCCGCTCATTTCAACCATCAAAGAAGAATCGCAGATCAAGGTCGATATCGTAGAGGCCGGAATATCCATCAAGGCGGACGCCGTCGGATCGCTGGAGGCGCTGGGCTTCGAAGCGAAACAGGCCGGAATACCCATCAGGAAGTACGGCATAGGCGAGATAACCCGAAGGGACATCGTCGAGGCGGCATACGGGGACAGGAACGAAAGTGTCATCCTCGGATTCAATGTGACCATTTCTAAGGATGCCGAGGCCGAGCTTCAAAATCAGCCAATAGCGGTCTTCACAAATCCTATAGTCTACCAGCTGATCGACGAATACGTGCTGTGGCGCGACGAGACCAAGAGGAAGGCCGAGACCGACAAGCGCTCCGAGTTCGCGTTCCCGGCGAAGATCCTCCTTCTCCCGAACTGTACGTTCAGAGTCAGCAAGCCCGCCATAGTCGGCGTGCGCGTGACAGCAGGGAAAATAAGGATAGGCCAGAAGCTCGTCACGCTGACGGGCGCAGAAGCCGGTAAGATAAAGAGCATCCACACCGGAGAGGACACCTTGAAAGAGGCCTCTCAGGGAGACGAGGTCGCCGTCGGCATAGAGGGCGTTACTGCGGGAAGGCAGATAAACGAGGGCGACGTCCTGTATGTGGACCTG
This DNA window, taken from Candidatus Cloacimonadota bacterium, encodes the following:
- the infB gene encoding translation initiation factor IF-2; protein product: RTIEVFNEKMYNIMAQMSQEGIYADRYDRIDDFTKTVALVPISAKEGEGIQDLMLVLIGLAQRFLESRLEKSEGPGKGTILEIKEERGLGKTLDIILYSGTIRRGDTVALGTRGAPILTKIKAILKPKPLDEIRDPRDRFDSVKELNAAAGVKISCQNVEGAIAGGPIMVVSGPNDPLISTIKEESQIKVDIVEAGISIKADAVGSLEALGFEAKQAGIPIRKYGIGEITRRDIVEAAYGDRNESVILGFNVTISKDAEAELQNQPIAVFTNPIVYQLIDEYVLWRDETKRKAETDKRSEFAFPAKILLLPNCTFRVSKPAIVGVRVTAGKIRIGQKLVTLTGAEAGKIKSIHTGEDTLKEASQGDEVAVGIEGVTAGRQINEGDVLYVDLLESSVKQLPNMDLNGDEKAAMEELIAIKRKEDMFWGM